ggtggcgatgggaatgaataaaggtagacagtgtgaattgtgtgcatgggtatatatgtatgtgtctgtgtgtgtatatatatgtgtacattgagatgtataggtatgtatatttgcgtgtgtggacgtgtatgtatatacattgtgtatgggggtgggttgggccatttcttttgtctgtttccttgcgctatatatatatatatatatatatatatatatatatatatatatatatatatatatatatatatatattatccctggggatagaggagaaagaatacttcccacgtattccctgcgtgtcgtagaaggcgactaaaagggaagggagcggggggctggaaatcctcccctctcgtttttttttaattttccaaaagaaggaacagagaagagtgccatgtgaggatatcccctcaaaggcccagtcctctgttcttaatgctaactcgctatcgcgggaaatggcgaatagtatgaaaaaaaaaatatatatatatatatatatatatatatatatatatatatatatatatatatatatatatatatatatatatatatatatttgtttttttttcatactattcgccatttcccacgttagcaaggtagcgttaagaacataggactaagcccttgagggaatatccccacttggccccctcctctgttccttcattaggaaaaccaaaaacgagaggggaggatttccagcctcccgctcccttccattttagtcgccttctacgacacgcagggaatacgtgggaagtattctttctcccctatccccagggatatatatatatatatatatatatatatatatatatatatatatatatatatatatattttttttttttttttttttttatactttgtcgctgtctcccgcgtttgcgaggtagcgcaaggaaacagacacaaacacacgcaaatatacatacctacacagctttccatggtttaccccagacgcttcacatgccttgattcaatccactgacagcacgtcaacccctgtataccacatcgatccaattcactctattccttgccctcctttcaccctcctgcatgttcaggccccgatcacacaaaatctttttcactccatctttccacctccaatttggtctcccacttctcctcgttccttccacctccgacacatatatcctcttggtcaatctttcctcactcattctctccatgtgcccaaaccatttcaaaacaccctcttctgctctctcaaccacgctctttttatttccacacatctctcttacccttacgtcacttactcgatcaaaccacctcacaccacacattgtcctcaaacatctcatttccagcacatccatcctcctgcgcacaactctatccatagcccatgcctcacaaccatacaacattgttggaaccactattccttcaaacatacccatttttgctttctgagataatgttctcgacttccacacattcttcaaggctcccaggattttcgccccctcccccaccctatgatccacttccgcttccatggttccatctgctgccagatccactcccagatatctaaaacactttacttcctccagtttttttccattcaaacttacctcccaattgacttgaccctcaactcaactgtacctaatagccttgctcttattcacatttactcttaactttcttctttcacacacacacacacacatatatatatatatatatatatatatatatatatatatatatatatatatatatatatatatatatatatatatattactgaacaTTCCACTGTTTGTATattggctgtatgtacctgaagGCAATTGTGCAGTTGAACAAAATATAGTCTGCCTCCCTCATAAACCTTTTCACATGCTGTAATGGTGACAAGTTCAGCATGTTACTCGTAGGTCCCTGTCGCTGCTCGGTTCTTGCAGTTCATATCCTATCTCTATCTCCAATGCCTGtatcctttgggaactcccataaACTGGGTGGCTATGGCataagagtcttcacttatccatGTCCTTATATGTCTCCCTCAGATAcacctttccatgcattcttccatttttctccctccagtactcttccactctatttcttcATGTTGCAGGTGGTCGTCCTCGCACACCTACCTACTTAATTATACTATCATACGCTtaccacatacccaaaccacctcaaaatattgtTTCACCCTCTCTACCACCTCACAGTTCATTTCctttcctgccataccaaatgtttcatacaccccttcatttctttcttttcatcctttcgtatcacatgcttctctcagattactcatttccacagcctggattcttgatttCTTTGACTCTTtcaatgtccatgtttcagctgcataggtcacgCCTGGGAAGACTATGCTTTTTCCACTTCCATACTTATGCCTTTACCATTCATTTTTCTGttagggacccagtgactcttctaccccttacttctctctccctccatatcaccaaacttacaagAGATAGTTCCTAAATTCTTGAAttctttcactttttccaatCTTCCTTCCCCCCATGTTTTAACACAGTTTAGCACACTTTCTTCTGTAACTCGTTAGGGTTTTTACAAAATCTGTACCGTCACTCTGTTCCCTTTCatacatcattactttacttttactcacatttagcCTCatttgcctatgcttacacacatcataaaatacccttacaaccttctgcaactccttttcactctcagcaaacaacacagtatcattcaCAAACAGCCATGTCTTCAGCCACAGTctatctctgcaccccctttccctggTTATGCTTTCACCCCTCGTATCActatgtataccaaaactttcattTAAGGTACaactctgtttccatgctaaatcacgtaccaaatgcatccactctcagTTTCTCCTCCgtgcttcagcatttcagccataatcccatccactccaggttcctctcctaccTTGTGCATCActttcactcttttcacccaCCTTCTTGCTATGGGCCCATGTGCCTGTATTCTCTACCTTCAATTATCCATACCTGTGTATGCAACTACTAATGCCTCATCTTTTCCTACATTCAtgtttttcaaaatattctttccgtcattctttcacttcctccatttgatTTAGCAACACTCCTCTCTAACTTCTCATATTAACATATTAACATTCccactctttcttttttcacctacTTTCAGTACAATTTCATGTTTCCCCTAaacttttcaatctttttttcatttcatttcaagctagaagtttcagttttctaaattgtttcttacatttttcatatgtatatatatgtatgtgtgtgtgtgtgtatatgtgcgtatgtatgtgtgtgtgtatgtgtatatatatatatgtatattatccctggggataggggtgaaagaatacttcccacgcattcctcgcgtgtcgtagaaagtgactagaggggacgggagcggggggccagaaatcctcccctccttgtatttttttttaactttctaaaatgggaaacagaagaaggagtcacgtggggagtgctcatcctcctcgaaggctcagattggggtgcctaaatgtgtgtggatgtaaccaagatgtgaaaaaaggagagataggtagtatgtttgaggaaaggaacctggatgttttggctctgagtgaaaggaagctcaagggtaaaggggaagagtggtttgggaatgtcttgggagtaaagtcaggggttagtgagaagacaagagcaagggaaggagtagcaatactcctgaaacaggagttgtgggagtatgtgatagaatgtaagaaagtaaattctcgattaatatgggtaaaactgaaagttgatggagagagatgggtgattattggtgcatatgcacctttgcatgagaagaaagatcatgagaggcaagtgttttgggagcagctgaatgagtgtgttagtggttttgatgcacgagaccgggttatagtgatgggtgatttgaatgcaaaggtgagtaatgtggcagttgagggaataattggtatacatggggtgttcactgttgtaaatggaaatggtgaagagcttgtagatttatgtgctgaaaaaggactgatgattgggaatacctggtttaaaaagcgagatatacataagtatacttatgtaagtaggagagatggccagagagcgttattggattacgtgttaattgacaggcgcgcgaaagagagacttttggatgttaatgtgctgagaggtgcaactggagggatgtctgatcattgtcttgtggaggctaaggtgaagatttgtatgggttttcagaaaagaagagtgaatgttggggtgaagagggtggtgagagtaagtgagcttgggaaggagacttgtgtgaggaagtaccaggagagactgagtacagaatggaaaaaggtgagaacaatggaagtaaggggagtgggggaggaatgggatgtatttagggaatcagtgatggattgcgcaaaagatgcttgtggcatgagaagagtgggaggtgggttgattagaaagggtagtgagtggtgggatgaagaagtaagagtattagtgaaagagaagagagaggcatttggacgatttttgcagggaaaaaatgaaattgagtgggagatgtataaaagaaagagacaggaggtcaagagaaaggtgcaagaggtgaaaaaaagggcaaatgagagttggggtgagagagtatcattaaattttagggagaataaaaagatgttctggaaggaggtaaataaagtgcgtaagacaagggagcaaatgggaacttcagtgaagggcgcaaatggggaggtgataacaagtagtggtgatgtgagaaggagatggagtgagtattttgaaggtttgttgaatgtgtttgatgatagagtggcagatatagggtgttttggtcgaggtggtgtgcaaagtgagagggttagggaaaatgatttggtaaacagagaagaggtagtaaaagctttgcggaagatgaaagccggcaaggcagcaggtttggatggtattgcagtggaatttattaaaaaagggggtgactgtattgttgactggttggtaaggttatttaatgtatgtatgactcatggtgaggtgcctgaggattggcggaatgcatgcatagtgccattgtacaaaggcaaaggggataagagtgagtgctcaaattacagaggtataagtttgttgagtattcctggtaaattatatgggaggatattgattgagagggtgaaggcatgtacagagcatcagattggggaagagcagtgtggtttcagaagtggtagaggatgtgtggatcaggtgtttgctttgaagaatgtatgtgagaaatacttagaaaagcaaatggatttgtatgtagaatttacggatctggagaaggcatatgatagagttgatagagatgctctgtggaaggtattaagaatatatggtgtgggaggcaagttgttagaagcagtgaaaagtttttatcgaggatgtaaggcatgtgtacgtgtaggaagagaggaaagtaattggttctcagtgaatgtaggtttgcggcaggggtgtgtgatgtctccatggttgtttaatttgtttatggatggggttgttagggaggtgaatgcaagagttttggaaagaggggcaagtatgaagtctgttggggatgagagagcttgggaagtgagtcagttgttgttcgctgatgatacagtgctggtggctgattcatgtgagaaactgcagaagctggtgactgagtttggtaaagtgtgtgaaagaagaaagttaagagtaaatgtgaataagagcaaggtaattaggtacagtagggttgagggtcaagtcaattgggaggtgagtttgaatggagaaaaactggaggaagtgaagtgttttagatatctgggagtggatctggcagcggatggaaccatggaagcggaagtggatcatagggtgggggagggggcgaaaattctgggagccttgaagaatgtgtggaagtcgagaacattatctcggaaagcaaaaatgggtatgtttgaaggaatagtggttccaacaacgttgtatggttgcgaggcgtgggctatggatagagttgtgcgcaggaggatggatgtgctggaaatgagatgtttgaggacattgtgtggtgtgaggtggtttgatcgagtaagtaacgtaagggtaagagagatgtgtggaaataaaaagagcgtggttgagagagtagaagagggtgttttgaaatggttcgggcacatggagagaatgagtgaggaaagattgactaagagaatatatgtgtcggaggtggagggaacgaggagaagagggagaccaaattggaggtggaaagatggagtgaaaaagattttgtgtgatcggggcctgaacatgcaggagggtgaaaggagggcaaggaatagagtgaattggagcgatgtggtataccggggttgacgtgctgttagtggattgaatcaaggcatgtgaagcgtctggggtaaaccatggaaagctgtgtaggtatgtatatttgcgtgtgtggacgtatgtatatacatgtgtatgggggtgggttgggccatttctttcgtctgtttccttgcgctacctcgcaaacgcgggagacagcgacaaagcaaaaaaaaaaaaaaaaaaatgatgatcacAGTCTGGTCATTTACACCTTAACCAATCTTCATGACTATATTTTCAAGGGCTGAATTTCTTAAACCATTTGTCATACCAGCTGCATATCTTACAAGTCTGAAGTATATCACAGTCCCTGTTGCTTCAAACTTTTATCAGAatttcagcatcatcagcaaagatGTTTAATTGAGACTTGATGTTGCTtgatcaatcatttacataaatcagAAATAGTAGTAATGGCTCCACTGACATTCTTTTTCCTACTTGTCACCCGAGCCAAGCTTAAAAGGGATCTCCAGACATTCTTATCCTTCCTTTTAGATAGCTGTCAGTCCATTTGAGCAGCTCTCCTTTAACCCTAgcttgggtgtatatatatatatatcagttatctTTGGAGGATAGTATCAAAAGACCTTATGTCAGTCTAGGAATGTACAATCTACCCGTCCATTTTTATAAAAATCCAGCATATTCATTATAAGATCTTTTGAGACCTATTCATCTGCTTATGTTGTACTTTTCATGTTTCTTGATTATTGTCTCAAGTATGTTGCAGGTTACTTTTGTTCAGGAAACTAGCTTGTAATTCAGGGTTACTTCTCTGTCACCTTCCATTTTGTTCGAACATGCCCCCTCACTGGGGTAGACTTTGTACATCATTGTTTTAACAGAGGGCCTTACACACTGGATATGGTTCTTCAAATGTAAACACTATGAAATTTTGTATTCATATTTACAGATTGCTGTATTAGTATCAATTATTTTGTTTGAGATTTTTTTGACTTCTTTGGTCCTTTACCATTCATTTGCCCCTCAAAGTTATGAAATAGTTTGTTTTCAGTTCACTTCATTTATGTTTCTTTCATATTTGCATGTTTCTCACTTATTGTCCTAAGTCTGTCATTTatgcctctctttatctttcagATGTAGCTTGATTCGTTTTTCTAGTATCTCTCCCATAGTGAGCTTATATGTTAAAGCATTCCTTCAGTTTTCCCCATCCCCTCTCATTATAATCAACTGTTAGTGCATACCTCCTGATGCTACGGTTTTAGATTTGACAAAATCTAGTACCTTGTAGAGCATTTCTCAATACCCATGTTATGGAACTCATCCTCCCAATCTGTCCTTTTGAACTTGATAATTAAAGCCCCATACTTTCCATCTTTATTCTTATGTTTTGTTTCGACTTTTTGTCTTAAGTATTTCCATCTCAAGTACGAGGTGATCAGTTTTTTCAAGCTGAGGTTTTTAAGTGGCCTATAGTTATCATTTTTGAGGTTACCTCAAGAAAATGTTTCTTATTTTACTGGACAATTCATCTTAAATCCTGAATGATCAGTTTTTCAAGCAGGGCTTTTTATTTGGCCCAGTGTTATCACTTTGATTGCTACCTTGTAGAAACTAAAACCAAGTAATATCCAAGACATATTGGTTCAAAGCAGTCTTGCACACATTTTAGCAACTTGAATCTCTGTTTTAACCTCCAAGTGAATATAAGGTATTCCAGTGCATTTTGCAGTGGTTGAAGTCCCCTAGTAAGAGAATTTTACCACTTAAAGTCTTTAGATGGCACTGCTCACTAGTTCTTGTACCATGAAGATAAATTGTCCCTTcattaccagaaaaaaaaaaagatctggtTACATTTTTCTTTGAGTGATTGTACACTGGTAGAGTTACAAAAAGATTTAATCACTTAATTCTTTCCTGGAATGCAACGGCTTTTTATCACTTCTTACGTTAGTTTTCCTCTGTAAGGATTAGCCCTCCTTTTGTGTCGTCTCTCAATTTCCTTGTTATTATGTTCCTTCAGGGAAAACTACATGTGATTTAACATCCATTTTGAATGGTGTCAACCATGTGATTAATGTCTGGCTCATTCTTTGCAGTACATCATTTTAAACTTGGTGCTTTTAAGGGCTCACCAATGAACTTCTATGGTAACCTCAAAATCGCCAAGGGCCATAGAACTTTCACTTATATAAAAAGAAAgttttattcataatttgcaaGGTATAATGACTACATCATGCTAGTTTTAGGATTTACTTATGGATCATTTAAAATTTTTACAGTTGCAGTAGactaacattacatatatattggGAAAGTAACATACTTTGTCTAAATGCATACATAATGTGACAAAACAGCACTTGCAGTGTTCAGAGATATACCACCCTTGGGAATTTTATATAGTATTGAAGGCATATGAAGTACCCTTGCTATAGACCCCTCTTCATTTAGATCCACTCACCTACGTCTCTTAATCAGAAACGAACCACATTCTCATTAGAAATTCTACCACTGCTTCGAATAGCTTTCCTCCTGCTTCacatatttgtagcaccttctGCACATCATTTCtttgaaccctatcatatgcttttgccagaatcataaatactacatataaatcctTCATTCTTAAAGTACTTCTGTCACTGGTTCTTCAAAGAAAATGCattccacacaccctaccactctTTATCCCACATCATTCCTTCCCAGTTTGACCTGTACATGCTACTACCCTTGTGGTCACCATTCTTCCTGATAACTTACCTCATATACTCAACATGTTAACTCATACCCATCTGATTCAagcaatcacccccccccccccccccccccccccccccccccccccccggtattaTAAAGTGGCTCTATACAGGTATTTAGCCTGTCCTTAGGAAATCTGCCTTGAGCCgtacatgcattgaaaatccaaactaaccaatcaacagtacTGTCTACCCCTTTCTTGAGATATTAAACTGCAATCCCATCGACTCTGGCCACCTTATCACACATtgttacgtaaggctttcacctcttcttttcaccaaacaCTTGCCATAAATCTACCATTCACTTATTTCCACATCTTGGTATCCCGCTCTGCCATTCTGTCATGTAATACAATCAGTAGTCCCTGAAAATACCCAATCCATCTCTTCCCATTATACTTCATCTGCTCGCATTTGTTCTCTTCaacattattcaccttcttccCTTTAGATTGCAAATGCCCTCACACCCCATCTCTTGTTTGTactctttttcagcctctgcaccATCTTACCTTctacttcttccttcttccctgcaGGTAATGCCCATATACCTTATCTCGTTGCTCACTACTAATATTCACTGTTCTCCCTCACCAGTAAGCACTGCTTCTTAAATGTGACCCATTCCCTGCCAACTCCTATAGTTTTGTATAATTTCATCTGTCATTTTTTCTGCCTCAGACAGGCCTCTCACCCAAGCTCACACTTTTTCATCAACTactatttcttcttttccctaaagtctCTACAAACCTTTGCCTCCACCAAAaagtgatcatacatcccaccaaCTTTAGTACTTAGCCTTATAATACCTGCTTACCATGAACCCAACTTTCCCATTTATACATGTAtaactttttaaaccagttattccctatCATTAATCCTTTTTTGGCACACACATTcttaagctgttcaccattttcgttCACACTGGGCACCCCATGCTCTTCACATCACCTGTTGATGCATTTAGATCACCTGTCACCAGGACTCAGCCCCTTGCATTAACATTGCTAACACAGTAAATTATCTCTCAAAACACTCTCCATtaacaatcatatatataaaagtgtcAATAACTGATGATTTGTTTCCTCACCAGGTACTACCCTGGCCCTGGTTCTAAAGAATTTTACGCCAAATATCGCCTGCCTCGTTATCTGACATGTACCCAGTGTGTACTGCAGTGGCGTTATGTAGCTGGCAACAATTGGGGCCATTGCGAGAATGGTACTGGAATGGTGGGTTGTGGGCCCCAAGAACAATTCCGTTCTTGTGCTGATATTACCATCACTGAAGAGGATGGCTATGCTGATGACACTCCCAGCATTGTACCAGACTACAACGATGTTGACTACAATGAGGTAGATGCAGACTCACCCAAACTGGATGCCAAGGACCATGTTAACCATGTGGGACATATTGTGGCACTcactttgtctttccttcttataTTACTTGTACTGTTTGGCCTCGTTACTTATTTCTACTGGGCACGTGATGCCTTCAAAGGTCTTCTGAAACGACAGGCAGGTCAGTGGTCCAAGGCTACTGCCCCAGAACCACCATCAAAACAAAGAAATTCCATTATAACAATTTCTGGACCAATTGGAGTACCACCACCTGTTCCACCTCGTCGTCATCGATCTCTGTCTGGAGGAGAGCCTGCAATAGAACCTGATCCACAAGAAATTCGCTCAATTAGCTCACCAACTAGGGTTACTATCAATGGCATTGCTGTAAATTCTAGTAGTGCAAGTAGCACTGCctcacaagctcacttacatgTCCCAGATGATTAACCCTCTAATTTGTAAATGTCAAAACTGTCTAGTGGTT
The sequence above is a segment of the Panulirus ornatus isolate Po-2019 chromosome 12, ASM3632096v1, whole genome shotgun sequence genome. Coding sequences within it:
- the LOC139752073 gene encoding uncharacterized protein, producing the protein MEGVRAGLSLLVVLACASVYVRGHGRLIEPPGRSTAWRYGFDTPHNYNDHEIYCGGYAVQWQKNGGKCGPCGDPWHMPQPRDNEGGGKYGRGVIVRKYKHSSTIQLGVELTANHKGYFEFRLCPHNRPTRPVTDECLDKHVLKKADGTGSRYYPGPGSKEFYAKYRLPRYLTCTQCVLQWRYVAGNNWGHCENGTGMVGCGPQEQFRSCADITITEEDGYADDTPSIVPDYNDVDYNEVDADSPKLDAKDHVNHVGHIVALTLSFLLILLVLFGLVTYFYWARDAFKGLLKRQAGQWSKATAPEPPSKQRNSIITISGPIGVPPPVPPRRHRSLSGGEPAIEPDPQEIRSISSPTRVTINGIAVNSSSASSTASQAHLHVPDD